The following coding sequences are from one Coffea arabica cultivar ET-39 chromosome 11e, Coffea Arabica ET-39 HiFi, whole genome shotgun sequence window:
- the LOC140021430 gene encoding uncharacterized protein: MANYNSFSLLSLAIVTLLLASQNADALIPVNQFCKTATYKILCTRMVHGATNLQDASASAIKVAIHVANKIRALTPVVVQAASDLDPTMKSQIVDTCKESFENTIEDLNLSLDLLRQGDMGGVGTRLSAAFDSDCLDALKEQGVAVPSLVRIYSRFEKVMDNSLAVAFQS, from the coding sequence ATGGCGAATTACAACTCTTTCTCGTTGCTCTCGCTAGCCATTGTCACCCTGCTTCTCGCCAGCCAAAACGCCGACGCACTAATTCCCGTCAACCAATTTTGCAAAACTGCAACTTACAAGATTCTCTGCACTAGAATGGTGCACGGTGCAACAAATCTGCAAGATGCATCGGCCAGCGCCATCAAGGTAGCAATTCATGTTGCAAACAAAATTCGAGCCCTGACCCCTGTGGTTGTACAAGCAGCTTCCGATCTCGACCCGACCATGAAAAGCCAAATCGTGGATACATGCAAAGAGAGTTTCGAGAATACCATCGAAGACCTGAATCTCAGCCTTGATTTGCTCCGACAAGGAGATATGGGCGGAGTCGGTACTCGTCTGAGCGCAGCTTTCGACAGCGATTGCTTGGACGCATTGAAAGAGCAAGGCGTGGCCGTCCCATCTTTAGTCAGGATTTATTCAAGGTTCGAAAAAGTCATGGACAACTCCCTGGCTGTGGCGTTTCAATCTTGA